The proteins below are encoded in one region of Tessaracoccus aquimaris:
- a CDS encoding metallopeptidase family protein, which produces MTKRPVPLARPTRTAFFNDCVTSAMADIAAVAPDALRDVIVGVEEVPHLNVAWSGDRVPLSAALEPGRGRKAQIVIFERPLEHRAGSRAQLRDLVHQTIVEQLSALTGRSIEELGGEPGWDD; this is translated from the coding sequence ATGACCAAGCGACCCGTACCCCTCGCGCGGCCAACCAGGACCGCGTTCTTCAACGACTGCGTGACCTCCGCGATGGCCGACATCGCGGCCGTGGCACCCGACGCCCTGCGCGACGTGATCGTCGGCGTCGAGGAGGTCCCCCACCTCAACGTCGCCTGGTCCGGCGACCGCGTCCCGCTGTCCGCCGCCCTGGAGCCTGGCAGGGGTCGGAAGGCGCAGATCGTGATCTTCGAGCGCCCCCTGGAGCATCGGGCCGGGTCGAGGGCTCAACTGCGTGACCTGGTGCACCAGACGATCGTCGAGCAACTCAGCGCCCTCACGGGGCGCAGCATCGAGGAACTGGGCGGCGAGCCCGGCTGGGACGACTAA
- a CDS encoding MFS transporter: MQTTGSRVVLIVGIMLSVFTVAFQSIGLATALPTLMSYFDAGHLYPWAFTTMISGMLLATIFAGRLADKRGPALPMYLGFALFGIGLVLGWLAPTVWVVLLARLVQGLGAGALNLTLSVVVAHGFPPKERPRAMALVSFCWLLPAFIGPPFAAWLTQYSWRLVFAAMIPLVAVAFLITLRGLRQVQEGFTPGEDEVGPVAVLPTAAVTVAPSLILLAGQGLGVWSVFSAIVGVGAMVWGLPKILAPAARGFRPGVPSVVLTRAIQAGSFFAAETILLVTLQDLRGYSPFQVGWALTVGSLGWTLGSWVQAQAWVRLDRDTFITRRGALQPRHRGPDGVRVPPLPADLRRPRGLDRGGRRHGADDALVRRRGDEPLIALRAGPQPVVDAGGRVRRQLGRDGGRGRHLHRAARRSAAEVELRGRAGSDAAGVRLRHRRQQADRTDPQRPQFVRT; the protein is encoded by the coding sequence ATGCAGACAACGGGGAGCCGGGTCGTGCTGATCGTCGGCATCATGTTGTCGGTCTTCACCGTCGCATTCCAGTCGATCGGCCTGGCCACCGCGCTGCCGACCCTGATGTCGTACTTCGACGCCGGCCACCTCTACCCGTGGGCGTTCACGACGATGATCTCCGGCATGCTGCTCGCGACGATCTTCGCGGGCAGGCTCGCCGACAAGCGCGGCCCCGCGCTGCCGATGTACCTCGGGTTCGCGCTGTTCGGCATCGGGCTCGTGCTCGGCTGGCTCGCCCCGACGGTGTGGGTGGTGCTCCTCGCGCGGCTCGTGCAGGGGCTCGGAGCGGGCGCGCTCAACCTGACCCTCTCGGTCGTGGTGGCGCACGGGTTCCCCCCGAAGGAGCGGCCGCGCGCCATGGCGCTGGTCTCCTTCTGCTGGCTGCTTCCCGCCTTCATCGGCCCGCCGTTCGCGGCGTGGCTGACGCAGTACTCGTGGCGGCTCGTCTTCGCCGCGATGATCCCGCTCGTCGCGGTGGCGTTCCTCATCACGCTCCGCGGCCTTCGCCAGGTGCAGGAGGGCTTCACCCCTGGCGAGGACGAGGTGGGGCCGGTCGCGGTGCTGCCGACGGCGGCGGTCACCGTCGCGCCGTCGCTGATCCTGCTCGCCGGGCAGGGGCTCGGGGTGTGGAGCGTCTTCTCGGCCATCGTCGGCGTCGGTGCAATGGTGTGGGGCCTCCCGAAGATCCTCGCGCCAGCCGCCCGCGGCTTCCGGCCGGGCGTGCCGAGCGTCGTGCTCACCCGGGCGATCCAGGCAGGCTCGTTCTTCGCGGCAGAGACCATCCTGCTCGTCACGCTGCAGGACCTGCGCGGCTACAGCCCGTTCCAGGTCGGCTGGGCGCTCACCGTCGGATCCCTCGGCTGGACGCTCGGCTCGTGGGTGCAGGCGCAGGCCTGGGTCCGGCTCGACCGTGACACGTTCATCACGCGGCGCGGCGCTCTCCAGCCTCGGCATCGCGGGCCTGACGGCGTTCGCGTACCTCCCCTCCCTGCCGATCTACGCCGGCCTCGGGGCCTGGATCGTGGCGGGCGTCGGCATGGGGCTGACGATGCCCTCGTCCGCCGTCGCGGTGATGAGCCTCTCATCGCCCTTCGAGCAGGGCCGCAACCAGTCGTCGATGCAGGTGGCCGAGTCCGTCGGCAACTCGGTCGTGACGGCGGTCGCGGGCGGCATCTACACCGCGCTGCTCGCCGCTCAGCCGCAGAAGTTGAGCTACGTGGCCGGGCTGGGAGCGACGCTGCTGGTGTCCGCCTCCGCCATCGTCGTCAGCAGGCGGATCGGACGGATCCGCAACGACCTCAGTTCGTGAGGACGTAG
- a CDS encoding DUF3039 domain-containing protein encodes MTELAPGSQTVVDERTELFEDGDQDRFSHYVPKDKLMAAMVNGTPVVALCGKVWVPTKNPDKFPVCPECKDIWESLNPGK; translated from the coding sequence ATGACTGAATTGGCCCCCGGATCCCAGACCGTCGTTGACGAACGCACAGAGCTCTTCGAGGACGGCGACCAGGACCGGTTCTCGCACTACGTGCCCAAGGACAAGCTGATGGCGGCCATGGTCAACGGCACGCCCGTCGTCGCCCTGTGCGGGAAGGTGTGGGTTCCCACCAAGAACCCGGACAAGTTCCCCGTCTGCCCCGAGTGCAAGGACATCTGGGAGTCCCTCAACCCGGGCAAGTGA
- a CDS encoding Trm112 family protein, with product MAEDQMALSPEFLAIAACPACHAKFAVDYDEHELVCTNQACGLAYPVRDQIPVLLIDQARSTL from the coding sequence ATGGCAGAAGATCAGATGGCGCTCTCGCCCGAGTTTCTGGCCATCGCCGCTTGCCCGGCGTGCCACGCCAAGTTCGCGGTGGACTACGACGAGCACGAACTCGTCTGCACGAACCAGGCATGCGGCCTCGCGTACCCGGTGCGCGACCAGATCCCCGTCCTGCTGATCGACCAGGCGCGCAGCACATTGTGA
- the manB gene encoding phosphomannomutase/phosphoglucomutase (converts mannose-6-phosphate to mannose-1-phosphate; the resulting product is then converted to GDP-mannose by ManC which is then used in the synthesis of mannose-containing glycoconjugates that are important for mediating entry into host cells), with amino-acid sequence MLDPVIFKANDIRGVVSGDRPEWDLDGARALGAAYVSLLDVDEFVLGRDMRGLGRELSLAFADGARRAGASVIDIDLASTDELWFASGWLGLPGVQFTASHNPADYNGIKFCLADARPVPGDFTARLRDRAADIAIGEEVTGGYRTLDALGPYAERLSDLVPQRGDRTLKVVVDAGNGMAGHTAVSVLGGRSLNLVGLFLDLDGTFPNHPANPLEPENLIDAQRAVRDSGADLALVFDGDADRCFIIDERGEVVDPSVVTAMIAVAELAKHPGATIVTNTITSWCVDEAVEAAGGTVVVSNVGHTYVKAMMAETGAVFGGEHSAHYYFRDFWSADTGMLAALHVLELVREADRPLSQLAAVYDGYARSGEINSTVEDAAHSMDTVATAFAGRGEVIVGDGLTVRNEPERWWVNLRPSNTEPLLRLNVEAAEAETMRALRDEVLALVRA; translated from the coding sequence GTGCTCGACCCCGTGATCTTCAAGGCCAACGACATCCGCGGCGTGGTCAGCGGCGACCGGCCCGAATGGGATCTCGACGGGGCCCGCGCCCTCGGCGCCGCCTACGTTTCCCTGCTCGACGTCGATGAGTTCGTGCTCGGCCGAGACATGCGCGGCCTCGGCCGCGAACTGTCCCTCGCCTTCGCGGACGGGGCTCGCAGGGCCGGCGCCTCCGTGATCGACATCGACCTCGCCTCGACCGACGAACTCTGGTTCGCCTCCGGCTGGCTCGGGCTGCCCGGCGTCCAGTTCACCGCCAGCCACAACCCGGCCGACTACAACGGCATCAAGTTCTGCCTCGCCGACGCGCGTCCGGTGCCGGGCGACTTCACGGCACGGCTCCGCGACCGCGCCGCCGACATCGCCATCGGCGAAGAGGTGACCGGCGGCTACCGCACGCTGGACGCGCTCGGCCCCTACGCCGAGCGCCTCTCCGACCTCGTCCCGCAGCGCGGCGACCGCACCCTCAAGGTCGTCGTCGACGCAGGCAACGGCATGGCGGGCCACACGGCGGTCTCCGTCCTGGGCGGCAGGTCGCTGAACCTGGTCGGCCTGTTCCTCGACCTCGACGGCACCTTCCCGAACCATCCCGCCAACCCGCTCGAGCCGGAGAACCTCATCGACGCTCAACGCGCCGTCCGCGACAGCGGGGCCGACCTCGCGCTGGTCTTCGACGGCGACGCGGACCGCTGCTTCATCATCGACGAGCGCGGCGAGGTCGTCGACCCATCGGTGGTGACCGCCATGATCGCCGTCGCGGAACTCGCGAAGCATCCGGGCGCCACCATCGTCACCAACACCATCACGTCGTGGTGCGTCGACGAGGCCGTCGAGGCCGCGGGAGGCACCGTCGTGGTGTCAAACGTCGGGCACACCTACGTCAAGGCCATGATGGCCGAGACGGGCGCGGTGTTCGGGGGCGAGCACTCCGCGCACTACTACTTCCGCGACTTCTGGTCGGCAGACACCGGCATGCTCGCGGCGCTGCACGTCCTGGAACTGGTCCGCGAGGCGGATCGGCCGCTGTCCCAGTTGGCCGCCGTCTACGACGGGTACGCCCGCTCCGGCGAGATCAACTCCACCGTCGAGGACGCAGCGCACAGCATGGACACGGTGGCCACTGCGTTCGCGGGCCGGGGCGAGGTCATCGTCGGCGACGGGCTGACGGTGCGCAACGAGCCCGAGCGGTGGTGGGTGAATCTGCGGCCGAGCAACACCGAGCCGCTGCTGAGGCTCAACGTCGAGGCGGCGGAAGCGGAGACCATGCGCGCGCTCCGCGACGAGGTGCTCGCGCTGGTGCGAGCCTGA
- a CDS encoding SIS domain-containing protein: MSTPLFDDSRLEAAELEAHEGLRWLALAGARIRRAALTRPHGHLPSAERPRGILVLGSEARLVRAVLEPVCPVPFMAWPGPGLPAWVGPLDLAVILGGYDSPEWVLQCAAEAARRGASLILAAPEDSELAAAGSSANTSLIPTFEDDPMAAAVAVLAQLGQLGLGPSVHPEHVADAADLVAEACAPRRDLSDNRGKELALELADGLPLIWGGTVLAGRASRRIAESLRRACGRPALAADASELDTLLSAVPRRDPFADPFDGGGEVRPVIVLLDDDKLHDRMRGTAISLLARAEAVGIRVARISSGDAELRATDVERYVTLLQQGRYGATYLEIGLGGSVDRPAAGLAD, encoded by the coding sequence GTGAGCACCCCACTGTTCGACGACTCGAGGCTCGAGGCCGCCGAGCTCGAGGCACACGAGGGGCTCCGGTGGCTCGCGTTGGCGGGGGCCCGGATCCGTCGGGCGGCGCTGACCCGGCCGCACGGCCACCTGCCGAGCGCCGAGCGGCCCCGCGGGATCCTGGTGCTCGGGTCCGAGGCGCGGCTCGTGCGCGCGGTGCTCGAACCCGTCTGCCCCGTCCCGTTCATGGCATGGCCGGGCCCAGGGCTGCCCGCCTGGGTCGGCCCGCTCGACCTCGCGGTCATCCTCGGCGGCTACGACTCTCCCGAATGGGTGCTGCAGTGCGCAGCGGAGGCCGCCCGGCGCGGCGCGTCGCTGATCCTCGCCGCCCCGGAGGACTCGGAACTGGCCGCCGCCGGCTCGTCCGCCAACACCAGCCTGATCCCGACCTTCGAGGATGACCCGATGGCCGCGGCCGTCGCGGTGCTCGCCCAGCTTGGCCAACTCGGGCTCGGGCCGTCGGTGCATCCCGAACACGTCGCCGACGCGGCCGACCTGGTCGCGGAGGCCTGCGCGCCCCGCCGAGACCTGTCCGACAACCGCGGCAAGGAGTTGGCCCTCGAACTGGCCGACGGCCTTCCCCTGATCTGGGGAGGAACGGTCCTTGCGGGCCGCGCCTCCCGTAGGATCGCCGAGTCCCTGCGCCGCGCCTGCGGCCGGCCGGCGCTGGCCGCCGACGCATCCGAGTTGGACACGCTGCTGTCCGCCGTCCCGCGCCGCGACCCGTTCGCCGACCCGTTCGACGGCGGGGGAGAGGTGCGGCCCGTCATCGTGCTGCTCGACGACGACAAACTGCACGACCGGATGAGGGGCACCGCGATCTCGCTGCTCGCCCGCGCCGAGGCCGTCGGCATCCGGGTCGCCCGGATCTCCTCCGGCGACGCGGAACTGCGCGCCACCGACGTCGAGCGCTACGTCACGCTGCTGCAGCAGGGCCGCTACGGCGCGACCTACCTCGAGATCGGCCTGGGCGGCAGCGTCGACCGGCCCGCGGCAGGGCTGGCAGACTGA
- a CDS encoding type II 3-dehydroquinate dehydratase has product MTKVLVLNGPNLGRLGSRQPDVYGATTYAQLAEHLVETGRGLGLDVEVRQSDSEGEFIGWLHEAADLDADVVINAGAWTHYSHAIGDAAALVPRYVEVHISNVHAREEFRHTSVLSARAAGIIVGCGVGGYDLALAHLAATPR; this is encoded by the coding sequence ATGACCAAGGTCCTCGTCCTCAACGGCCCCAACCTCGGACGGCTCGGCTCGCGCCAGCCCGACGTGTACGGCGCCACGACCTACGCCCAACTCGCCGAACATCTCGTCGAGACCGGGCGCGGCCTCGGCCTCGACGTCGAGGTGCGGCAGAGCGACTCCGAGGGCGAGTTCATCGGCTGGCTGCACGAGGCCGCCGACCTGGACGCCGATGTCGTCATCAACGCGGGCGCCTGGACCCACTACTCCCACGCCATCGGCGACGCGGCCGCGCTTGTACCCCGCTACGTCGAGGTGCACATCTCGAACGTGCACGCCCGCGAGGAGTTCCGCCACACGAGCGTGCTGTCGGCCAGGGCGGCAGGCATCATCGTCGGCTGCGGCGTCGGCGGCTACGACCTCGCCCTCGCGCACCTTGCAGCGACCCCCCGCTGA
- the ahcY gene encoding adenosylhomocysteinase, producing the protein MDFRVADPTLADFGRKEITLAEHEMPGLMAMRERFGDSKPLTGARIAGSLHMTVQTAVLIETLVALGAEVRWASCNIFSTQDHAAAAIAAAGIPVFAWKGETLEEYWWCTRQILQWPDGAQPNMILDDGGDATLLVHQGVAAQEAGEVPADADDDSHEFRVVKATLRDAHGVVDWKALAESVQGVTEETTTGVHRLYEMARDGSLLFPAINVNDSVTKSKFDNKYGCRHSLVDGINRATDVLIGGKVAVVCGYGDVGKGCAESLRGQGARVIVTEIDPICALQAAMDGYQVAELDSVVGTADIFVTATGCCDVISNEQMARMKHQAIVGNIGHFDNEIDMAGLEGRGDVTKVEIKPQVHEWRFDDGHSILVLSEGRLLNLGNATGHPSFVMSNSFTNQVLAQIELFTKPDEYPVGVYVLPKHLDEEVARLHLASLGVELSTLSQKQAEYLGIDPAGPYKADSYRY; encoded by the coding sequence GTGGATTTCCGTGTAGCTGACCCGACCCTTGCCGACTTCGGACGCAAGGAGATCACCCTTGCCGAGCACGAGATGCCCGGCCTCATGGCGATGCGGGAGCGCTTCGGCGACTCCAAGCCGCTCACGGGCGCCAGGATCGCCGGCTCGCTGCACATGACGGTGCAGACCGCGGTGCTCATCGAGACGCTCGTCGCGCTCGGCGCGGAGGTCCGCTGGGCCTCCTGCAACATCTTCTCCACCCAGGACCACGCGGCGGCCGCCATCGCCGCGGCGGGCATCCCGGTGTTCGCCTGGAAGGGCGAGACGCTGGAGGAGTACTGGTGGTGCACCCGCCAGATCCTGCAGTGGCCCGACGGCGCGCAGCCCAACATGATCCTCGACGACGGCGGCGACGCGACCCTGCTCGTCCACCAGGGCGTCGCGGCCCAGGAGGCGGGCGAGGTGCCGGCCGACGCCGACGACGACTCGCACGAGTTCCGCGTCGTCAAGGCCACCCTGCGCGACGCGCACGGCGTCGTCGACTGGAAGGCCCTCGCAGAGAGCGTGCAGGGCGTCACGGAGGAGACCACGACCGGCGTGCACCGCCTGTACGAGATGGCCCGCGACGGCTCGCTGCTGTTCCCCGCCATCAACGTCAACGACTCGGTCACCAAGTCCAAGTTCGACAACAAGTACGGCTGCCGACACTCGCTCGTCGACGGCATCAACCGCGCCACCGACGTCCTGATCGGCGGAAAGGTGGCCGTGGTGTGCGGCTACGGCGACGTCGGCAAGGGCTGCGCCGAGTCGCTGCGCGGCCAGGGCGCCCGCGTGATCGTCACCGAGATCGACCCGATCTGCGCGCTGCAGGCCGCCATGGACGGCTACCAGGTCGCCGAACTCGACTCGGTCGTCGGGACCGCCGACATCTTCGTCACCGCCACCGGATGCTGCGACGTGATCAGCAACGAGCAGATGGCCCGCATGAAGCACCAGGCGATCGTCGGCAACATCGGCCACTTCGACAACGAGATCGACATGGCGGGCCTCGAGGGCCGCGGCGACGTCACGAAGGTCGAGATCAAGCCGCAGGTCCACGAGTGGCGCTTCGACGACGGCCACTCGATCCTGGTGCTGTCAGAGGGGCGCCTGCTGAACCTCGGCAACGCTACCGGCCACCCGTCGTTCGTGATGAGCAACTCGTTCACGAACCAGGTGCTCGCGCAGATCGAACTGTTCACCAAGCCCGACGAGTACCCGGTCGGCGTCTACGTGCTGCCAAAGCACCTGGACGAGGAGGTCGCCCGGCTGCACCTCGCCTCGCTCGGCGTCGAACTGTCCACGCTGTCGCAGAAGCAGGCCGAGTACCTGGGCATCGACCCGGCGGGCCCGTACAAGGCCGACAGCTACCGCTACTGA
- a CDS encoding DUF3499 domain-containing protein: MRTCSRTACTAPAVATMTYVYADSTAVLGPLSLSAEPGAYDLCIRHVERTSAPKGWDVIRLPLDGAAPQPSAPSDDLMALADAVRAIGMRDDDPAMRPAPQLHDPEPTSRGGHLRLVPVD, encoded by the coding sequence GTGCGTACCTGTTCCCGTACCGCCTGCACCGCCCCGGCGGTCGCGACGATGACCTATGTGTACGCCGACTCCACTGCGGTGCTCGGCCCCCTGTCGCTCAGCGCGGAGCCCGGCGCCTACGACCTGTGCATCCGCCACGTCGAGCGCACCAGCGCCCCCAAGGGCTGGGACGTGATCCGGCTCCCGCTCGACGGCGCGGCGCCCCAACCGAGCGCCCCGTCCGACGACCTGATGGCCCTTGCCGACGCGGTGCGCGCCATCGGGATGCGCGACGACGACCCGGCCATGCGCCCCGCCCCGCAACTGCACGACCCCGAGCCGACCTCCCGAGGCGGCCACCTGCGCCTGGTCCCCGTCGACTGA